The following proteins come from a genomic window of Pirellula staleyi DSM 6068:
- a CDS encoding DUF1559 domain-containing protein, producing the protein MRHLPPGSQATANRRAFTLVELLVVIAIIGVLVALLLPAVQAAREAARRMSCSNNLKQLGIAMHNYHDTLGTFPSGWISTNGAGWSALILPQIEQTNLYNSLDFNATNSWSATGPNRTACETLIAGYRCPSMAAATKEDFNGIAGRVPASYRGVASSTADCDDPGGSISGRHMESADLEGILFGNSGVRFGDITDGTTNTFMIGESWHDSAFNQDNNSADFWYIGSPQIKNNQTEYSEFVGSTAVPMNSRKIATTNGHYKELSYTSYHPGGAMFCLADGSVRFVSYTINLATYKALGSRNGGETIGDY; encoded by the coding sequence ATGCGTCATCTGCCTCCAGGGTCTCAAGCTACTGCCAATCGCCGCGCGTTCACGCTCGTCGAACTGCTCGTCGTCATTGCCATTATTGGTGTCCTCGTGGCGCTGCTTCTCCCAGCCGTCCAAGCGGCTCGCGAAGCAGCCCGCCGTATGTCGTGCAGCAACAACCTGAAGCAGCTCGGCATTGCGATGCACAACTATCACGACACGCTGGGAACTTTCCCTTCAGGGTGGATCTCCACCAACGGTGCAGGCTGGAGCGCTTTGATTCTGCCCCAAATCGAACAGACCAACCTCTACAACTCGCTCGACTTTAATGCCACGAACAGCTGGTCGGCCACTGGTCCCAATCGCACCGCCTGCGAAACGCTGATTGCTGGCTATCGTTGCCCGAGCATGGCGGCTGCGACGAAGGAAGATTTCAACGGCATCGCTGGTCGGGTTCCTGCCAGCTACCGGGGTGTCGCTTCAAGCACAGCCGATTGCGACGATCCCGGGGGATCGATTTCTGGTCGTCACATGGAAAGCGCCGACCTCGAAGGGATTTTGTTTGGCAACAGCGGCGTACGTTTCGGCGACATCACCGACGGCACGACCAACACCTTCATGATTGGCGAATCGTGGCACGACTCGGCTTTCAATCAAGACAACAACAGCGCCGACTTTTGGTACATCGGATCGCCTCAGATCAAGAATAACCAAACCGAGTACAGCGAGTTTGTTGGCTCGACAGCGGTGCCGATGAACTCGCGGAAGATCGCCACCACCAACGGCCACTACAAAGAGCTGTCGTACACCAGCTATCACCCCGGTGGGGCGATGTTCTGCTTGGCCGATGGAAGCGTGCGATTCGTTTCGTACACCATCAACCTAGCCACCTACAAAGCGCTCGGCAGCCGCAACGGCGGCGAAACAATCGGCGACTACTAG